From Salirhabdus salicampi:
CTCGCCACGTATAATCCTCACAAAGGATTCCCCCTGAATTTTATGCCGTAAATATAGAAATATTATACAGTAATGTCGAAAAAAGCGTCAACACAGCCTTTTTACTTCTCTCCTCTTCGCCACTTCTCAAAAAGGTCTAGAACATCCTTGTTTAATGGAATTTTCGAACGGTTTTTTATTAAACTATTGTTTTTTACTTCATTGTTTATTGAGCGTTCAATACTTTTTATCTCATTCAGTAATTCACGAGCTGACTTACGTAGAGCACCTTGAGCAAAAATCGTTCTCTGCTCTGTGTAGTCCGATGTCGCTACATACACTTGTGTTTGAATATTTTTAATCTCTTTCACAAGTTTCTCAATTCTTTCATCGGCGGTTTCATTTTCTTTTGTGTATATCACTTCTACCCGTGAGTTCTTTTCTTTTTTTTCGATGCCGTGAACACTATACGCATCAAAAACTACGATCACTTTATACCCAGTATACGCTTGATATTCGGCTAATTGGTTCACGAGCAGCTCCCTGGCTTGTCCTAAATCTTCATCACGCAATAATTTCAGTGAAGGTGCCGCACCTATTACATTGTATCCGTCAACAATTAATACGATCATAATTACTCTCCTATCGTATGTCGCTTACGAAAAACTTCATACATAAGGAGACTTGCAGCTACAGATGCGTTTAACGACGTTACCTTTCCGACCATCGGCAACCGAACTAACCAATCACACTTTTCTTTCACGATTCGACTCATACCCTTTCCCTCACTACCTATAACGAGTGCAATAGGCATATCCCCGTTCATTTGACGGTAATCTTCTTTTCCAGTTGCATCTGTGCCAACAACCCACACATTTCTATCCTTTAATTCATCAATAGTTCTCGACAAATTTGTCACCCGAGCAACAGGAATATGTTCAATCGCACCTGTCGAAGTTTTGGCTACGACTTGCGTTAACTGTACAGACCTTCTTTTCGGGATGATAATACCATGTGCCCCCACTGCATCAGCGGTTCTAATGATAGACCCTAAGTTATGGGGATCTTCAAGCTCGTCCAAAATAACAAAAAAAGGTTCTTCACCTTCGGAAGAAGCACGCTGAAACAAGTCGTCAAGTTCCGCATATTGGTACGCTGCAATGGAAGCCGCTACCCCTTGATGTTGCTTGCCAATTTGATCTAATTTTTTTCGAGGTACTTTTTGAACGAGCACCCCTCTATCCCTGGCAAGACGTTGAATTTGCTGGGCGGCTTGAGGCTTCATGTTATCTAGGATGAAGACTTTATTGACCGATCGATCTGACTTTAACGTTTCCATTACAGGATTTCTGCCAACAATCCATTCCTCTTGCATCTGTTAACCCCTTTCTTCCGTAATACGGACCGCATCTATTAGTAATTCTTCTAGTCTGTCTTCATTTTTACATAAATAGTGATACCCGAGCAAAGCTTCAAATGCTGTACTCATTTTATACGTAATCACATCGGTATGTTTTGGGGCGGAATTCGATTTTGCGTTCCGCCCCCTTCTCACAATACCTTCTTCCTCGTCCGTGAGCATCCCTGTTTCCTGCCATTTCCTTAACGCCTTCGCCTGAGACGAAGCTGTGACAAACTTTACCGCTTGCCGGTGAAGTGCGTTCGGATTGACAATTCCTTGCCGAAGTAAATACTCTCGAACATGAATTTCATAAGCAGCGTCACCCATGTATGCAAGAGCTAAACTTTTCAGTTGTTTCACATCTAGGTTGTGATTCATTCTTTATCCTCTTTTCCAACGTGTACCTTGAGGCGTATCCTCTAAAATGATGTTCTTCGCTTTTAACTCATCACGAATTTCATCTGCTCGGGCAAAATCTTTGTTTTTTCTCGCTTCATAACGCTCTTGAATTAAGTTTTCAATTTCTTCGTCTTGCAAATCTCCTTGTTTTTTTCCTTCCAAGGAAATCCCTAATACCGAAGTGAGCTTTGTGAATGTCGTTAAAAAGTGATCAATAACCACTTCAGACGTATGGCTCTCATTCACATAATGGTTCGCATCCTTTACTAAATCAAACAGTACAGAAATAGCATTTGCTGTATTAAAGTCATCATTCATCTCCTGAATAAACCGTTGTTCATGTTGGTTAACTTTTTCTATCCAGCTTTCATTTCCATCCGCAAAATTCGTGCTAGCCTCTCTCCGGTGACTCAAATTATCATAAGCAGTCTTGATTCGTTCCAGCCCATTTTTCGCACTTTCTAACAATGCCTCACTGAAGTTGATTGGATTGCGATAATGAACACTTAACATAAAGAAGCGAACAACATTTGGATCATGCTGTTGAATAATGTCATGAACGAGGACAAAGTTCCCCAGGGATTTAGACATCTTTTCATTATCAATATTTATATAACCATTGTGCATCCAATAGTTTGCAAATGTTTTTCCATTTAACGACTCAGACTGGGCAATTTCATTTTCATGGTGTGGAAAAGACAAGTCTTGACCACCCGCATGTATATCAATCGTCTCACCTAAATATTTCTTTGCCATTGTTGAGCATTCTATATGCCATCCTGGACGACCTTCTCCCCACGGGCTATTCCAAGAGATTTCTCCTGGCTTTGCAGCTTTCCATAAAACGAAGTCTAGTGGGTCTTCCTTCTTTTCTCCTACTTGAATTCTTGCACCAGCTCTTAACTCATCAATGGATTGGTGAGATAATTTTCCGTAATCAGCAAAAGAACGTGTTTTAAAATAAACATCTCCTCCAGCTTCATAGGCATATCCTTTTTCTATTAAACCATCAATAAAGGCAATAATATCATCCATCGTTTCCATTACCCGCGGATGATGGACAGCTTCTTTAACACCGAATGCTTTTACATCCTCCTTGTAAGCCTTTATAAATCGGTCTGCCACTTCTGGTACTTCTTGGCCTAATTCGTTTGCTGCCTTAATAATTTTATCGTCAACATCCGTGAAATTTAAAACATATTGGACTTCATACCCTTGAAATTCAAAATAACGACGTACTGTATCAAATACGATAGCCGGCCGAGCGTTACCAATATGAATGTAATTGTACACGGTTGGCCCACATACATACATTCTCACTTTATCTTCTTCAATTGGTGTGAACGTTTCTTTCCTGCGAGTTAATGTATTATAGATTTTAATTGTCATTGTCACCGCTCCTTCTCTTTAAATCTTCTACTTGTTCACTTAATGCCTCTAACTGGTCTTCCATTACCTTTATAGCATCGGAAACCGGGTCCGGGAGGTTGTGATGGTCTAAATCTTTCTTTACTTTCACCCCATTTTGCACAACTACTTTCCCTGGAATACCAACCACCGTTGAATTATCAGGAACATCGTGCAGGACGACCGACCCGGCTCCTACTTTTGAGTTTTCACCAATCTCAATTGAACCGAGGACTTTTGCACCAGTTGCAACGAGCACATTGTCTTTCAACGTTGGATGCCGCTTCCCTTTTTCTTTCCCGGTTCCACCTAGTGTTACACCTTGAAAAATTGTAACGTCATTACCAATTTCACAAGTTTCACCAATGACGACCCCCATGCCATGATCTATAAAAAACCTTCGCCCTATCCTCGCCCCTGGATGTATTTCAATTCCAGTGAAAAAGCGACTTACTTGTGAAATACATCTTGCTAGAAAAAACAGCTTTTTATTATAACAAGCATGGGCTACTCTATGAGCCCAAATGGCGTGCAGTCCTGAATAGGTGAGCACAACTTCGAATTTACTTCGAGCAGCTGGGTCTTGGTCAAAAACAACTTGAATATCTTCCCTTATCATGTTCATTATTCTACCCATACTTGCTTCCTCCTGACCAAATGTAAAACTTCGATAATAAAAAAACGCCTCTGTATAAAATACAGAGACGCTGTTTGCGCGGTTCCACTCTGTTTAAGGGTTATTACACGTACAATAAACCCTTCAACTTTGGCTCTTGTTAACGGTAGAGACCCGCCCTTATTTACTAACATTCAACAAGGGACTCAAAGGTGCATTTCAAAGGATCTCCTTAGAATCACTTTCAGCCGGTGGTGACTCTCTCTGTATAAGGATGGCTCCCTCTACTTTTCCTTTTCATCGTTCCATATATATGAAGTTATTTACACTATATTATATTTCGTTGCCAATGTGAATTTAATTGCTTAATTTTTTTAATACATCACGCAAACGTAATGTTACGGTCTCTTTTCCTAAAAGATAAATAGCGTTTGGCAACTCCGGCCCATGTGTTTGACCGGTTGTAGCAACGCGAATCGGCATAAATAGCTTCTTTCCTTTTTGTTTCGTTTCTTTTTGGGTTGCTTTAACAGATGCTTTTATCGTATCAGGTTGGAAATCTTCTAGCTCTTCCAATTGATTTAGAAATGTCTCCAATACTTCTGATACTTGTTCTTCACTCAACACTTTCATAGAATCTTCGTTATAATCAATTTGTTGTTTAAAGAATAACTCGGTCAATTCTACAATTTCAGCTCCATAGCTTAGTTGATCCTTGTATAGTGCGATTAAATCCTCGACCCACTTTTTCTGCTCATCTGACATATCATCAGATAGTTTACCTGCTTTGATTAAGTGAGGGAGTGCTAATGTAACGGTATCTTCTACGCTAAGTTGCTTAATATACTGGTTGTTCATCCATTTTAATTTGTTTGCATCGAAAACCGCTGGTGAAGTAGCCAATCGTTCAGCGTCAAAAATGTCAATGAACTGTTCTTTCGTAAACAACTCTTCTTCTCCAACAGGAGACCAACCTAGTAACGCAATAAAGTTAAACAATGCTTCTGGTAAGTATCCGAGGTCAGCATATTGCTCAATAAATTGAATAATGCTTTCATCACGTTTACTTAATTTTTTCCGCTCTTCATTCACAATTAGTGTCATGTGACAGAAGGTTGGAACTTCCCAATCAAAGGCTTCGTAAATCATCATTTGTTTTGGCGTGTTTGAAATATGGTCCTCTCCACGTAATACGTGTGTGATTTTCATTAAGTGATCGTCTACGGCTACCGCAAAGTTATATGTTGGTGTACCGTCTTTCTTCATAATAACCCAGTCACCAAAATCATCGGATTCAAAAGAAATTTTCCCTTTGACGATATCTTGGAAAACATATGTTTTATTGGCTGGGACACGAAAACGAATACTCGGCTTACGACCATCCGCTTCAAATTTTTGTTGATCCTCTTCTGTAAGGTCCCGGTGGGCACCGGAATACTTCGGAACTTTCCCTTGTGCTTTTTGTTGTTCACGCTCTTGCTCTAGTTCCTCTTCCGTCATATAGCATTTATAAGCCAGGCCTTTTTCAAGTAGCTCATTTGCATACTTTTGATAAATATCTAAACGGTCCATTTGACGATAAGGTCCATAATCGCCACCAACATCGATACTTTCGTCCCAATCAATCCCTAACCATTTTAAATATTTCAGCTGACCAATATCTCCACCTTCTACGTTTCGCTTCTGGTCAGTATCTTCAATACGAATAATAAACTTCCCGCCTGTATTACGGGCAAATAGATAGTTAAATAATGCTGTTCTAGCATTCCCGATATGCAAATGACCAGTAGGGCTTGGTGCGTACCTTACTCTTATATTGTTCGACATGATATAATCCCCTTCCTATTGACTGCTTCATCATAAACGTATTTAATCATTATTTTAATGTTTTTCCTATGCTGTTTGCAAAAGTACTACTGCTTGAGAGGCTATCCCTTCCTTCCTCCCAGTAAAACCTAGCTTTTCCGTCGTTGTCGCCTTAATATTAATTTGGGAAACGTCTACCTCCAGGATGTTGGCCACGCTTTCTCTCATCGCTTCGATATATGGGGCCATTTTTG
This genomic window contains:
- a CDS encoding NYN domain-containing protein → MIVLIVDGYNVIGAAPSLKLLRDEDLGQARELLVNQLAEYQAYTGYKVIVVFDAYSVHGIEKKEKNSRVEVIYTKENETADERIEKLVKEIKNIQTQVYVATSDYTEQRTIFAQGALRKSARELLNEIKSIERSINNEVKNNSLIKNRSKIPLNKDVLDLFEKWRRGEK
- the rlmB gene encoding 23S rRNA (guanosine(2251)-2'-O)-methyltransferase RlmB, giving the protein MQEEWIVGRNPVMETLKSDRSVNKVFILDNMKPQAAQQIQRLARDRGVLVQKVPRKKLDQIGKQHQGVAASIAAYQYAELDDLFQRASSEGEEPFFVILDELEDPHNLGSIIRTADAVGAHGIIIPKRRSVQLTQVVAKTSTGAIEHIPVARVTNLSRTIDELKDRNVWVVGTDATGKEDYRQMNGDMPIALVIGSEGKGMSRIVKEKCDWLVRLPMVGKVTSLNASVAASLLMYEVFRKRHTIGE
- a CDS encoding Mini-ribonuclease 3, which codes for MNHNLDVKQLKSLALAYMGDAAYEIHVREYLLRQGIVNPNALHRQAVKFVTASSQAKALRKWQETGMLTDEEEGIVRRGRNAKSNSAPKHTDVITYKMSTAFEALLGYHYLCKNEDRLEELLIDAVRITEERG
- the cysS gene encoding cysteine--tRNA ligase produces the protein MTIKIYNTLTRRKETFTPIEEDKVRMYVCGPTVYNYIHIGNARPAIVFDTVRRYFEFQGYEVQYVLNFTDVDDKIIKAANELGQEVPEVADRFIKAYKEDVKAFGVKEAVHHPRVMETMDDIIAFIDGLIEKGYAYEAGGDVYFKTRSFADYGKLSHQSIDELRAGARIQVGEKKEDPLDFVLWKAAKPGEISWNSPWGEGRPGWHIECSTMAKKYLGETIDIHAGGQDLSFPHHENEIAQSESLNGKTFANYWMHNGYINIDNEKMSKSLGNFVLVHDIIQQHDPNVVRFFMLSVHYRNPINFSEALLESAKNGLERIKTAYDNLSHRREASTNFADGNESWIEKVNQHEQRFIQEMNDDFNTANAISVLFDLVKDANHYVNESHTSEVVIDHFLTTFTKLTSVLGISLEGKKQGDLQDEEIENLIQERYEARKNKDFARADEIRDELKAKNIILEDTPQGTRWKRG
- the cysE gene encoding serine O-acetyltransferase is translated as MIREDIQVVFDQDPAARSKFEVVLTYSGLHAIWAHRVAHACYNKKLFFLARCISQVSRFFTGIEIHPGARIGRRFFIDHGMGVVIGETCEIGNDVTIFQGVTLGGTGKEKGKRHPTLKDNVLVATGAKVLGSIEIGENSKVGAGSVVLHDVPDNSTVVGIPGKVVVQNGVKVKKDLDHHNLPDPVSDAIKVMEDQLEALSEQVEDLKRRSGDNDN
- the gltX gene encoding glutamate--tRNA ligase, which gives rise to MSNNIRVRYAPSPTGHLHIGNARTALFNYLFARNTGGKFIIRIEDTDQKRNVEGGDIGQLKYLKWLGIDWDESIDVGGDYGPYRQMDRLDIYQKYANELLEKGLAYKCYMTEEELEQEREQQKAQGKVPKYSGAHRDLTEEDQQKFEADGRKPSIRFRVPANKTYVFQDIVKGKISFESDDFGDWVIMKKDGTPTYNFAVAVDDHLMKITHVLRGEDHISNTPKQMMIYEAFDWEVPTFCHMTLIVNEERKKLSKRDESIIQFIEQYADLGYLPEALFNFIALLGWSPVGEEELFTKEQFIDIFDAERLATSPAVFDANKLKWMNNQYIKQLSVEDTVTLALPHLIKAGKLSDDMSDEQKKWVEDLIALYKDQLSYGAEIVELTELFFKQQIDYNEDSMKVLSEEQVSEVLETFLNQLEELEDFQPDTIKASVKATQKETKQKGKKLFMPIRVATTGQTHGPELPNAIYLLGKETVTLRLRDVLKKLSN